The Bifidobacterium coryneforme genome segment AATGGATGTCGGCGACGTCGGCAGGGCCGTTTCGTAAGCGATTCCGGGTGAGGCCCGGTGTCGCTTGCCTCAGACCTGACGGGTCAGGGCCGTGACCATCTCACCCAGGAGGTTGCGGACATCCTCGTTGAGTGGTGAACCCTCCAGGGCCTGGTCGGCCCTGCCCAGATAGGTACGGGCCGTCTGCCGGCTCTCTTCAAGCAATTCGGGGTGAGCCTGGAGATACCCCAGTACCTCCTCGGGGCTGTCGGATTCGACGACGGACCTGAACCCCCTGTCCTTCCGGAGCCCGAGGAGGACGGGGAGGGTGTATATGCCGTCGCGTATGTCCTCCAGCTTGGGTTTGCCGGTGTCCTTGCCCAGGTCGAAGTCGTTGATGTCGTCGATGATTTGGAAGGCCATGCCCAGGTTCCCCCCAAAAGCCCGGGCGGCCTCCTCCATGCGGCTGCCGGGCCGGGGGGAGGAGAGGCGGATGCCGGTCAGGCAGGCCAGGCGGAAGAGGGCGGCGGTCTTCCCCGAAATGGCCTTGTCGTAGTAGTCCACGGTGATGTCGGTGTGGTGACGGCCGGACTCCTGGTAGAGCTCCCCGCCCACGATTTCGCAGACGGTCCCGGCCTGTTCCCTGATGAAGTCGGTATCCGGGGCAATCTCCGCCATGATTTCCATGTACCGGGAGAGGATCAGATCTCCCAGGTATATGGCCGCCTTGTTGCCCCGAGTCGTATGGACCGTGGGCTGCTTACGCCGGATGGGGGCGTCATCCAGAACATCGTCATGGACCAGGGTGGCCAGGTGAAGCATCTCGATGGCGGCGGCTCCTGTGATGACGCTCTCGTCCACGGGTTCCCGGGCGGGCCTGCAGGCCCGGGCGAAGAGGACGACCATTGCCGCCCGAATCATCTTTCCGTGGTTGTCCAGGAGCCTGCGGTAGTCGTCCCTATAGGGTTCGACCTTCGTCTCCTCCTCGTGAAGACGGGCAACGACCCGCTTCATGTCCTTGCGTACCAGGAGCTTTTGCCCTTCTGCCATGGAGAACCGCTCCCTCATACTCATCAGTGAATGCAATGTACTCAATATAGCAAGTCGCGACCACCATACCCGGGTCGGTACCAGGGCCGGCAGGGGGGGGGGGGACTCCGGTGACCGTGGGCTCCCAGCCAAGTGAAGTAGTCTGGTTGGTATGAGTCAGCATAACCACTTGGCCCAGGTCTCCCCGGGGGAGGCCGGTGAGGATGACGGACGTTCCCTGTCGGTATCCGCCCGGC includes the following:
- a CDS encoding polyprenyl synthetase family protein, with the protein product MAEGQKLLVRKDMKRVVARLHEEETKVEPYRDDYRRLLDNHGKMIRAAMVVLFARACRPAREPVDESVITGAAAIEMLHLATLVHDDVLDDAPIRRKQPTVHTTRGNKAAIYLGDLILSRYMEIMAEIAPDTDFIREQAGTVCEIVGGELYQESGRHHTDITVDYYDKAISGKTAALFRLACLTGIRLSSPRPGSRMEEAARAFGGNLGMAFQIIDDINDFDLGKDTGKPKLEDIRDGIYTLPVLLGLRKDRGFRSVVESDSPEEVLGYLQAHPELLEESRQTARTYLGRADQALEGSPLNEDVRNLLGEMVTALTRQV